The Deltaproteobacteria bacterium genomic interval AAACAAAACCATTATAAATTTTTTAAACAAAATCCTATCCCCTTCTTTTATAATTCTTGCACAGATTCTAAAGTAAATTTTTGCATTATTTGTGTAAATGGATTTATGAATTCAATGCAACTTGCTTGCAACGATAATCTAGGATTTGAATCTCCTCCATAGAGTTTATCTCCGACAATGGGACTTCCTAAGTAGTGTAACTGGGCTCTGATTTGATGTGTCCTTCCTGTTTCTAATTCAATCTTCACCTTATCGTATTTCTTAATTGGATTTAAATTAAACCGATCTCTCAGGAAAGCGCTTTCCAGTTCACTGACTTCTAAAATATTTAACTCGCAAATTTTTGCATTTTCTTCCTTTTGAGAGATTATCACCTTAGGTGCTCTTTTAGAATTCCTCATCCAATGGACTTGCTTTCCTAAAGGCAATTGAGAATTTAAAACAATGGCTTCGTATTGTTTACGAATTTTCCTCTGTTGAAAGATTCGATGAAACTCCTCTTGGGCTCTTCGTGTTTTTGCGAGAATCAGTAACCCTTGAGTTTCGACATCTAACCGATGGACTGAAAAATAGCTTTGCCCGTTAAGTTTTTCTAACTGAACAAGAATATTTTCTGTAGCATTATCCAAACAGGGATGTATGGGTACACCTGCTGGTTTATCCAAAACAAGAAATTGATCTTCTTCATAAATGATTCTTTGTTCAAGATTTTCCCATAAATAAAAATATCTTCGCGGACAAAAATGGAACCTTAAAAGACTGTTGGCACTCATTTTTTCAGTTCTCCATTTATCTGAAACCATTCGGACGTCTTGACAATAAACAGCCCCAAATTGAATCAAACTACTTAGATCAAAAAATCCATTGGCGATTAAATCCTGGTGATCTCCTGATGCCAAGACCTGAGTAAATGCTCTCTCTGCAAGGCTTTTTATTGAATTTTCCCAAAGCACTTCCAAAGAGATCTCATTCTGGGTTACAAAATGCAGTACCGTTTGATGATGTCCAGAAAATTTATATTTATGCATAGAGAAATTTCAGGCTTTTTTAATACTTTTCGCAATACCTTTCATGTACAATATGCGAACAACTATACCAATTCTTATTGGTATAACAGGTCTCGGCATTAAGTTAAACTTAATTAAGATACCTAAAACTGTTTTCATTTTTATTCTTTCTAGGAGTTGTTTTTTTGGAGAATTTGTTTAATCACGAAATATTTCAATGGTTTGCTCAATTTGCCTTTGAACCAAATAAAGTTTATCTTGGTGTTTGTTTCATGATGCTTGCCTCTGCCTTAGGGCTACCTCTGCCTGAAGAAATCACTTTGGTAAGTGTTGGTTTTTTAGCCTTTATGGGTTCGAGACCTGATTTGTTTCCTCCCCCTTACCCAAGTGCCCCTGTTGTGAATGTTCACGAAGCCGCCTTTATCTCTTTTCTTGCCGTCTTTGGCAGTGACTTTCTTATTTATTTTATCGGCAGAAAATGGGGTCGAAAAATATTACATCATCAACGAATGAAAAAGATATTATCCGAGACCGTCCTTGCAAAGGTTGAGTCCTGGACTAAAAAATATGGCAATTTTGCCGTTTTTGTTTTTAGATTTACCCCTGGTATCAGATTTCCAGGTCATTTAGCCAGTGGCATGTTAAAATTTTCAGCTTGGAAGTTTGCACTTGTGGACGGATTTGCAGCTTTAGTCAGTGTTCCTACGCAAATTTATTTAATTGCAACCTATGGAAAAGAAATACTATCTGTCATCCATAAATTTAAAATCTTTCTGTTTATTAGCATTCTTCTGGTCATAGTTTATTTTATTATAAAAAAACTAAAAGAAAAATATCATAGCAAACAATTGGAGAAGCCGACTTGACCTTTAACCATGAAGATCACTTGCTTGTTGCCATCGATTACTTTATTGATTTTGCAAACAATGTTTTTTTGTTAGGCTATGATCTGAGAATCGATGCTTATTCCTATTGCCGGTTTCCACGGCATTTCTATTTTGAATCCATAGAGTTTAACACCATCCTGCGAGTTCAAAAAAACAGAATTGAAAGTAATATGGAAACCATGCCTCATTCTCTTGATGAAAATTATTTTTATTTAGTTAGCTCCATTTCTCCAGATGATTTAAACCCCATTGAAAAGATTTATTATACTCATTATCAGAAAAAAAAATCAGAACTTCTCACTGATGAAAACCCAAATCCAAACCGCCTTTGGATTCAAACAGGTACGGTTAAAAAAGTAACTGAAGTGGTTTCTCTGCTTGGGAAATGCCTGGATCTAAAAATTATATGCACTTCCAATCTCCATTCTCCGGCAACCCCAACCTTAATTCCCAAAGCTGATTTTGAAATCACTGCCAGAACTCAAGAATTCGATTTTCAAGTTGAGGATTCAATTATTTTTCTAATTAAAAAAAATATCTCTTCACAGGGAATGACTCTAACATTATTGGGTGTAAAACCAAAAAAAGAATCAGCAAGTTACTTGAACTCTACTTTTCTAGATAAAAAAAATGACCAAATCAAGTGGATCGACTACCGATAAAGTATTAGCTTGCTTTCTTAATGAAGTGTTTCGAATTCAATTCAGTGCAAACATGTAAACTAACTGAGTGTTGATGATCATGAAAATTATTTTCCGGCCAAAATATTTTCTCATAACCTTCCTGTATACCAAATATTTCTTCTCGTATTTTAAATAAGAGCCCTGCTTCTGACCCCAACAACCAGTCCATTTGAACCAAATACAATGCCTCTTCGAGCTCCTTTGGTTTTAAGGAAGACGTAAATTTCTCTGGCAAGTGATCTATCAAATGACAGGCATTATGAGAGTATTGATGGAATCCCCTATTCAATGGCTCAAACAAGAGTTTTTCAATTTTGATATCACTGCTGCTACCAGAAATAAAAGGAACGAATATTTTTTTAAAGTGATGGTACATGAGAGCATCGTTAACAATATATTCGGCCTTTGGAAGGTAATCAGTGATAGAATCCATCTTTAGGCCCTCATGACTAGAATCTTCTACATAAGAATTAAAATCGAAAGCAACCAAGGATCTGATATTCCACAAAAAGGAATATAAAAATAATAGTTTTTGCTGAAACTCTGGAGAAAAATGAACAGAAAAATTAAACAACAAGGGCTTTCTGAGACTTGATTCTAGATAATCAATCAAATCGTTAACTAAAAAAAGGTCCTTTAAATTGATACTCTCTTTTTTTAGAACCTGATTTAAACAGTGTTCAATTTTTTTCTCAAAATCATTTAACAATTCATCGTTGATGGAATTTGATTGCTCTGATAAGGCAATGACTCTTTTTCTGGAGCGCCCATACATCTCGTAGGATGGCTCTAATTGACGCCAAACATCCACCGAATTTTCCAATTCAAACAAATGACCCTTACCCAAGCTTTTGTTTAAATTATAAAAGCTAAGGAATGCCAAAACATCCGTGAAATACTTTAAAGGCTTTTGGTGTTTGTGATTATGGATATTTTCTTTTTGCAGCTCAAAGGAATAGGGTTTTAGATGTGGTCCTTTTTCTAATTTTAAATCGAATTCAAAAACTTTATTTGCCATTTTTTTATCTCCCTAATGCCTAATGAGTGATAACAGATAAGCGATTATAGATTTCTATCGACAAATTTAGCATTCCTATGAGACTAGTTTTATATGGGGATCCAAAATATTGATTGTCATAATCACCTTGCCGAAGTGTTCAAACAAGACCAAAGAAAGGCACAAGTATATATCGACTTAGCCTTAAAAAAAAATATTGTCTTTTTTATGCAGGGAGGGATTGGTCCTCCTAATTGGGACCATCAACTGGAGTTTAAAAAATGTTACCCCTTGCTCGTTGGACTCTGTTTTGGCCTCCATCCCTATTGGATCTCAGAAAACTCAGAAGCCAGCTGCGAACTCGCCCTAGACAAACTGAGCCATTATTTAGAACGACACTCAAAACAAGAAAATAACATCATTGCCCTTGGAGAAATTGGCTTAGATTTTAGACCCCAAATCGTTAAAGAAAGCAAAGAACTCCAAATAAGAATGTTGGAGTTGCAATTAGAAATGCTCAAGTGGTTTAATATCCCGGCCGTATTTCACTTTGTAAAAGCCTTTAACGAGGCTCAAACGATTCTAAATTGGTGGACAGACTCTCATCTGAAAGGAATGATTCATTCATTTAATGGAACTAGTGAGCAAGCCCAATTCTGGGTAGAAAAGGGGCTGTTACTTTCTATCGGAGGTCCTGTTTGTTATCCAAAAAATCAGAGGCTCCATCAAGCCTTGCTTCATATTCCACTGGACCACCTTCTCCTTGAAACAGACTCCCCAGACCAATCTCCCCCTACTTATCCAAAAGGCGAGAATCAGCCGACTTCGCTTTGGGATGTTGCAAAAAAAATAGGATCCATAAGAAAACTAGACGCCGAAGAAATTCTTGATATAAGTAATCAAAATTTTCAAAGAGTTTTTGGAGAAATACCTTATGGAAGCTAATCAAATAACTGAAACAAAATATGTCCTTCATCGACGTTTCGATCGCCTTGCCAGATTGATTGGAGACGCTAAAATGGAAGCATTGTTTTCAAAACACGTGATGATCATTGGCCTTGGGGGTGTGGGTTCATGGGCGGCAGAGAGTCTTGCAAGATCGGGCATTGGACAAATAACCTTAGTCGATTTTGATGAAATTTGTATCACCAATGCCAATCGTCAGCTTCATACCTTAACCGGTCTTATTGGAAAGAAAAAAGCCCAAGTCATGGGCGAAAGATTGCAAAAAATCAATCCTCAGGCCAGAATTAACTGCCTCAATGTTTTTTACAACGCTGAAAATTCAGCATCTATTTTATCACACCAACCTGATTATATTATTGATGCCATTGATAATATCACTGCCAAATGTCATTTGATTGCCACCGCAAAAAATAAAAATATTAAGTTGATAACCAGTGGCGGCTCTGGAGCCAAACTAGATCCAACAAAAATCAAAATTTCTGATCTTGCAACTACAGAAATTGATCCCTTATGTGCCACTTTAAGAAAACTTCTTCGACAAAACTATGACTTTCCAAAAGAAAGATTTTTTGGAATTCCCTGTGTTTGGTCTGATGAAGAGCCAAGAGATCCTCTTGCCCTTCATTATGACCAGGGAGAAGGGTTTAAATGTGTTTGCCCTCAAGGCCAAAACAATCTTCACTCTTGTGAACATCGAAATGTTATCCATGGGACAGCTAGTTTTGTTACCGGTTCCTTTGGATTGAGCCTTGCCTCTTGGGTTGTCAGAGATATTTTAGGAGAAATCAAACCATGATTGGTTATACTCTTTTTTTCTCTATTGGTTTTTTTACTATTCTTGTCGGTTCTATTTTAGTAGGGATTACTTTTAAAAGTTGGTATTTAGAATACAAAGATAAAAAAAGATAAAACTTCTAGAATTTTAAAAAATTGTATGATATTTCCACGCAACGAAAGACATGGGTTACGCCTATGACTCAAATCGAGGCCGCAGGAGGAAGGCGACTGAGGCTTGGCCAAGGCCAAGTCGCAGGGAGTCCGACCGACGAGAACGAAGAGTTGAGTCATAGGCGTAACCCATGCAACGAAAGATCACTCAAAGGGGAATTTATGTCAGTAACTGAATTTATCAATCATCATTACCGTCACTTTAATGCTAGGGCCCTTAAAGATGCAGCTCAAGGTTATAAAGAGCATGTTGAAAAAGGTGGCGAAATGTTACTGACAATGGCAGGAGCCATGAGCACCGCTGAGATCGGCCTTTCTCTTGCGGAAATGATACGACAGGGAAAAGTACAGGCTATTTCCTGTACCGGGGCTAATCTTGAAGAAGATGTTTTTAATCTGGTCGCCCATAATCATTACGAAGTGATTCCTAACTATCGAGACCTCACTCCAAAAGATGAACAACGCCTATTAGAAAAACATTTAAATCGAGTGACCGACACCTGCATTCCCGAGGAAGAAGCCATTCGAAGAATTGAAAAAGTAGTTCTCGAAGAGTGGCAAAATGCAGATCAAACAGGAAAAAGATTTTTTCCCCATGAATTTATGTATAAAATTCTTCTTTCTGGAAAATTAGAAAAGTATTACCAAATTGATCCAAAGGATTCTTGGTTATTGGCAGCGGCTCAGAAAAATCTACCGATGATTGTTCCAGGTTGGGAAGACTCGACTCTTGGAAATATTTTTACAGGTCATATATTAAAAGGGGATGTTAAAAATGTTCATACCGTAAGAACAGGTATTGAGTACATGACTTTCTTTGCTGAATGGTATATGAAAACAGCAACCAAAAAATCAGTTGGCTTTTTTCAAATAGGCGGTGGAATCGCTGGTGATTTCCCGATTTGCGTTGTGCCCATGTTAGCTCAAGATTTACAATACAGCGAAGTCCCTTTATGGAGCTACTTTTGCCAAATTAGCGACTCCACGACGTCCTATGGTTCATACAGTGGAGCGGTTCCTAATGAAAAAATCACTTGGGGAAAACTTGCTATTGAGACCCCTAAACACATGATCGAATCAGATGCTAGTATTGTCGCACCTTTGATTTTCTCTTATGTTTTAGGAAAGTAGAATTCTAAATACACTTAATAAGAACAATCTTGTCATTAGTTAACTTTGAATCCGCATTAGGTATTTTTTTAACTTGGTCGTTATCTTTGAGGGATAGGCCTCTTACAAATAAGACCGAAGAGCCTTTGGTTAATTTTATCTTATTTAAGACAAGATTATCCGAAGAAACCTTATTTGGTTCAGATAATATTTTTTCATCAGTCAAACACTGAAAACTGGCCATAATTCCATTATCTTTATCCGCATTATTTTCGATAATATCTACTGTCGATACGCCTTCTTTTAATTCTTTTTTAATAATACCGGCTTCGGCCTCATAGTTTGAAGCCTCCACTTTTGAAGAACATGAAATTAAAAATGGTTTGGATAAAAGTGAATCTGAATTTTTGAATCTCATAGTTGAATGGATCTGAGAATTGTTTGTCAGTAGCAGCTTCAGCTCTATATTTTTTAAATCATCAGGGTTTAAAAGATTGTTAAATACATCTTTATCTTTTAAGCTCCTTAAGTCAGAACAGCCAACCTGCACTTTTACGAAATTAGTACTGTCTTTTCGAGAATCAATAGAAAGCTCTGCTGCCATCGCTTTGTCCTCTTCTAAATGAAGACTCATTGTCGAGTTCTCTGGGATATTAGGATAGGTGCTTAAAACGTCAGTGGGTGTTGGTTTTCCTGGATTTTGCTGAGCCGAGGTCTTTTCTGTATTAGGCTCGCCATTAGGAGTTTTATTTTCTTCTGCTTTTTTACAGGCTTCATTCTTCCCTTTATCTTTTCCATCACATTGCAATCCACTTCCTTGCACCGCTTTTCCAATTTGCCCTTGTTTTTTCTCTTTTTTTCCACAAGATATTAAAAAAGCAAAAACAGCAATCGAAAGAATAAACCAATTTTTCATAGGAACTCCTTACTCAGAGATCCATGCTCACTTTATGCCAAAGGAAATGAGATACCTTGCAATAGGGAATGGAAAAATTCCAAAATTATCAAAAAAATACACTTCTTGGCACTACAGATGTTGAAACTTTTGACAGTACCTGAATAGCCGCTTAAATTAATCCTATTACTTTTAGGAGTTCTATGCCCAAAAAACTTAATGGCACTCAATTCGTTTTATTCTTTATTACCTTTCTTTCTCTGGCCTCTTGCAATAGAGAAATGGCTGTTAAAAGTGGAGTAGCCAAAGGTAATGACACTCCACCTAGTTACAAATTAGATTCTAAAAATGGATGTTTCGTGATGGGAATTGTTGGAGGCTCCAAAGTGGATGAAACAAGTCCACTGGGAAATCACTTGCTTCTGATTCGATCCACTTTCCAAAATAATACACCTGGTTCAACAGAAAAAATAGAAGTTATATGTACGGGTACCTTGATTAAGAAAAATTCCGTTTTGACCGCCGCCCATTGCTTTTATAAAAGTAATTACACCCTTATATTTTCCTCTATCAATGCAAGTAAAGATTTACTCTGCTCCAGTGGCTTTAATAAAAGTTTAATCTTCGAAATCACCTCGCAAAATATACATCCTAAGTATAATCCAATTAAGGATAAATCACTGGAGGATATCACTCCAGAATATGACTTAGCCGTTGTTCATTTTGAAGGTTCTTTACCTGCTAACTATATGCCTCTAAATATAAATGAAAGTGGAATTAAAAAAATTAAAGATACTAAAAATCTGGAGCTTATCATTGCTGGATATGGACAGATCTCTACTCAAAGTAAACTACCTCCTGAATTAAGATTTGCTAAAAAGCAACAAAGTCAGATTCTCATATCGCAATTTATCCCTTCAGCTAAAAAAGAAATTGATTTAATAAATCAAAAGGGGATTTTTGGACTTAAAAAGAATGATTCTAAAAATTTTTGTCATGGAGATTCAGGTGGGCCGCTCTTGATTAATACTGAAAGCGGACTTGAAATATTAGGTATCGCCTCCTTTCTTGTTGGAAACAAGAAAAACACCATTTGTGAAGATGGAAATATGTATTATACCGAAATTTCTGAATTCCCAGATCATGTCGAATGGATAAAGGAGGTTATCCAATGAAACTATTTTTTCAAAAAAATATCACTTCCTTTTTTATCTTTTTTTATTTGTTGATTGCCTTTGTGAATGACGGGTTCATGGGAACCGATGAATACTGGAATGCGATGGTAAAGTACCTGCCAGCACAAACTGCCAAAGTAACTACCCTTGTCGATGCCGAAGATGTTAAATCCCCGCTACAAGTTCTTCCTATGTTTCTTGCTGCGCAAATTGCTTGGAAAATAAATATAGAACATCCCTATGACCAGTACCGATTTACAATTATTTTTCTAACTTCCCTAAGTATTTTAATTTATCTTTTGTCATTTCATTTATTAACGAAATATAAAAACTGGAAGAATGAAAATGATTCCATTCTATTTATTGGGCTCATGACCTTCTATTTTGCCGCCTCATTTGCCCTCACCCGGCCAATGTTTGAATCGCTCGGAGCCCCGTGGATATTGCTCTCTTGTGGATTTTTCCGTAAATACCAAACTACAAACAACATTTTTTCATTGATACTCAGTACCCTTGCCGTCAGTATGGCTTTTGTTCTACGCCAGCAAACTGGCATTGGTGCCCTCACAATTCCCCTCTTATTAATTCTTGACAAAGATTATCGAGGTTTTTTCATTTCTACTTTAACCGGCTTGTTTGCCTTTTTGATTTCTGGTCTTCCAGATCTTTTTCTACGTGGCGAATTTCACCAGTCACTGGTGGCAGTTACCACTTATAATATCAAACATGGACAAGAGTACGGAAACACAACAATTTGGTTTTATCCTTTCATGTTAGTCATGATGAGTTTTTTGCCCTTTTATTTTTCAAAGAAGTATGAAAAGAACTTCATTTCAACAAACTTGATTCAACAAAAATTTAGTCTTGTTTTTATTTTCTTTTTTGTATTACTGCATTCCTATTTTCCACAAAAATTTGAACGATTTTTAATTTCTATAATCCCATTGGTTCTTGTCGTCATAACACCCTTTCTGGGACATTTGGTTTATAACTATAAGCAATACAAATGGCGACTTTCATTCCTTGCTCTCATTAATTTAATCCTCCTCTTTACAGCCAGCTTTCGCCCCTCGCAAAGTAATATTATTCAAATGGCATTATATATAGACAGGCACCCTGAAGTTTTAAAAGTATTAAATTATGGAAAAACTTTAGAATGGATTCCAGAGAAATTTATTGTTAAAAATCATCATTACCAAATAATAGATGTCGATGATTCTGGTTTACTAGACTTAAACCATGAAAAGTGTGAAAATATCCTTGTTATTAATGAATATGAATATAAGGCTCACCCAGAGAAATTTTCTAAATTTAAAATTAAAGATATTTTCGGTGTTAATTTTATTGAAGCCTTATCTTATAAATTGAATCAAAAAAATAACATTAGAAGATCACCCTTGATTGTTTTAGGATGTTAGGAAAACTTATGAAAATTTTTCTGGGAATTCTTATAGGGATTTCGCTTATATTAACCAGCTGTTCATCTTTATTTTACTATCCAAGTTCCGATGAGTTTTACAAAAAGGAACTATTCCCTTTTCCAATTGAAGATAATTTTATAACCGATCAAAAAGGTAATCAAATTCATTACTGGTATCTCAAGTCAGAAAAAGCAAAAGGAAAAATTCTTTTATTTCATGGCAATGCTCAGAATTTAACTTCCCATGTGGGATTACTTGCCTGGATTGTGAAATACAACTATGACTTAATGATCTTTGATTATCCAGGCTATGGGAAGTCTTCAGGAAAACCTTCACCTGAGTCTACAGTTATTTCAGGGATTGCAGCTATCGAAAAAATAATAGCCATAAATCCAGAGCTACCCCTTTTTCTTTACGGTCATAGTTTGGGTGGACAGATTTTGCAAAAATGCATCAATTTAAAATCAGAAGTTAACTATAAAGCTCTCTTTGTCGAAGCCTCTTTTTTGTCCTATAGAAACGTGGCCAGAGATGCCCTAGCCAAAAATTGGATCACTTGGATTTTTCAACCTGTTGGATGGATGGTGATGAGTGATGAATGGGCCGGTGATCCTTCATCCATAGCGCCAAAACCATTGTACGTCATTCATGGAGAGCAGGATAAGGTAGTTAGCCTATCACAGGGGCAACAGATTTTTGACAAAGCCAAATCTCCTAAAACTTTTATACCTATCAAGAACGCAGGTCATGGCAATATCTATTACATTGAAAATGGTAAATATCGAAATCAACTCTTAACTATTTTAAATTCTTTTATTTAGTTTTAAAAGCCATCCAAACATTGAAGGGCCCTAAATATTTCCTGTAAGCATATTTGCCAATTGATTGAGCCGTTCGTTACTTTCTTTTCCCATTGGTTTTTTACAAAAAAAGGCAATTTCAGAAAAATTACGATCAAGCAGTTCTGTAAACATAAAAACATGACTAAAGGTACTTGATTTATCATAAATATTTAAGATAATTTCCGGATCATCCATTATCAAGGTCCAATTTTTTGTGCTTTCTCCGATCGTTGACTCAAGATCAAAAATTATTGGAGAAAGGTCATCCATAAATGGCAGCTTTGCTAGGATATTTCCTTTAAACTGCAAATAGAGAAGCCTTTCATTTCGTATTTCATTCACTTCATCAGAACTGCAAAAGTTTTCCCCTGAAGTGAGAGTGATAAAAACTGTTTTTTTATTCTCCTGTAAAGACTTGTGAACATAATTTCGAATGGCTTTCTGTTTTTCATGACTATTATAAGCAATAAAAAAAGTCCGCCGACTGTCTAGTGATTCCATTTTCAAATTTGCATTTTTTAAAATTAATTCAATATCCGATACGAGTTGACCTCCATGGATTGGCTTAATTAAACAACCCGTCGCACCTAAACTATAAATTTTTTCGCGTGTGTCCAACGAGCTTTCACTTGATAAACATAAAATGGGAATTGCCGACAAAAAAGGATGAACTTTAAAGTGGGACAATATTTCGTAACTATTTGCATTCTTCATATCCAAATCAAGAACGATCACATTGGGAAAGTATTCCTGAGCCAGAACCAAAGCCTCTGCCCCTTGAGATGCGAACCGAAGGCTATAATCACTTTTTAAAGCCCCTTCTATAAAAGTTAATGACCCTTTATCGTCATCAATCACAAGAACGCGGCGTTTAGAAACTTCTTTTTTTACAGCCGTCATTAAAAGCCCTAGCCTTTCGTCAATACATAAATCTATGAATTTACTATCGACTTTCTAGCCTATAACTTTAGCGCTTATTTGCCGAACAGATGCCAGAGGAGAGTTTTTGGCAAATAAGAATTTCCGTCTTTATGAGGCCCGCATTTTTTCTGCGATCAGTTTCCTTTTTTTATGCGGAATCTTTGCCGTTCTGGCCTCTACAGCAAATGAGGGAAGATTTCAACAGGAAGCTCCTAACTGGTTAATTGCTACCATGTACTTATATTTAATTTTCATTTTTTTTAGGACTGTCTTTCATCTTCTTTTTTCTTTTGCTTGGTTATTATTTCGAAGAGATTTAAAAAATCCTCCGAACCATTTCCCATTAATTTCAATTATTGTTCCTTGCTACCAAGAAGAATTGGTTATCGATACCGCCATTAAGTCCATTCTTGAGCTAAATTATCCCAATTTTGAAGTCATCATTGTAGACGACGGTTCCACCGATCTAACATTTGAGAAAGCTAGAAATCTAATAGAAAACAAACGACTACGTGCTATCTTTCAAAAAAATTCAGGAAAGGCCTCTGCCCTTAACCGAGGAATCAGCGAAGCCAGAGGCGAGTATGTTTTCTGTATGGATGCTGATAGTAAATTGTCTCCTGATGTCTTACTACAAGGAATAAAACATTTTTCAAACAACAGCAACTTGGCTGCGGTCGCAGGAAGCGTTCGAATTGGAAATGCAGAAAATGTAATATGTGCTTTTCAAAAATTGGAATATATCACAGCTCTTAATTTTCTGAAGCTGGCCCAGTCATTTTTACAGATAGTTACCGTGGTGCCAGGACCGGTGGGTTTATTTAAAAAGGAAAAAATTCAGAATATTGGTGGGTATAAAACAGAAACCTTTGCCGAGGATTGTGATCTCACCTTGCGGCTACTCATGGCTGGATATGCGGTTATTTACGAACCAAAGATGTATGCGATAACTGAGGCACCTGAAGAATTTAATTCTCTAATTAAACAACGCTATCGTTGGTCACGCGGAATCGTTCAAGCCATTAAATTGAATTCAAAGTGGTTACTATCTCCTCTGAGTAATCTTCGAAATTTTTTTATAATGTGGTATATGTTGGTTGAAAGTATTGTTATTCCCACTGTGAATTATCTTTTTGTTATGGTGGCTATTTTCATGGCCCTCAAGTCAGAATCACACATTATTATTGGTTACTATTTTTCGCAATTGGTACTGCTTGACTTGGTTATTATCACTTACAGTCTTATAACAGAAAATTTTTCCTTTAGACTTTTACTTCTTGGATTTGTAAATCGTTTCACTTACGGATTAGCTTTAGAAATACAAAGATTTTTCGCTATTTTTGATGAACTTTTTGAATTACCTATGACCTGGGGTAAGCTTGAAAGGAAGGGGTTGAAATGAATATCTATTCTATTTTAAACGCCGTCATCCTTGGTTTGAGTCTTGCTACCATCCTTATTACTTTAGTTGCTTTCATCATTTATCAAATAAAACGTTTGAATATTAATAACACCCAAAAGGACCATGGATACAAATTAGAATCAATTTTTTTTATAAGATATGCCCCTCATATCCAAGAAAAAATTGAAGAATGGAAAAAAAACCAAATTGATACGAAGAGTAAAATTACCAAAAAATTATCTTTTAGTTTTATAAAATTAGGCACTCTATTTGGGATACTAGCAATCGTCCTCATTCTCACACTCCTTACCGCAAGGGGTGGCAAAGAGCTTCTGGAACAAAGAATTTTAGACTCGCAAAATAAAAAAGTTAATGCCTTTAAAAAACAAGGCCTACTAAATAAAAAAACTTTTTCTCAACGTAAAACGGATGGGCCTTTTCCATTTTTAGACCCACAGGATCTTAGAAAGATAATGCAAGAAAATTTCGAATTTCTAAAAAAAAGAAAAATAGGACTTTGGGTATCAAAGTTAAATCCACTTGATAGAGAATCACAACATTTGGCGGCAAGGGAGGGGTGGCAACATTTCTTCAAAACAAATCAAATCACTTATGAACTTATTAATTTTCCAGAAGATGAAATACTTTATTATGACGTTGTCATTG includes:
- a CDS encoding response regulator — its product is MTAVKKEVSKRRVLVIDDDKGSLTFIEGALKSDYSLRFASQGAEALVLAQEYFPNVIVLDLDMKNANSYEILSHFKVHPFLSAIPILCLSSESSLDTREKIYSLGATGCLIKPIHGGQLVSDIELILKNANLKMESLDSRRTFFIAYNSHEKQKAIRNYVHKSLQENKKTVFITLTSGENFCSSDEVNEIRNERLLYLQFKGNILAKLPFMDDLSPIIFDLESTIGESTKNWTLIMDDPEIILNIYDKSSTFSHVFMFTELLDRNFSEIAFFCKKPMGKESNERLNQLANMLTGNI
- a CDS encoding alpha/beta hydrolase — encoded protein: MKIFLGILIGISLILTSCSSLFYYPSSDEFYKKELFPFPIEDNFITDQKGNQIHYWYLKSEKAKGKILLFHGNAQNLTSHVGLLAWIVKYNYDLMIFDYPGYGKSSGKPSPESTVISGIAAIEKIIAINPELPLFLYGHSLGGQILQKCINLKSEVNYKALFVEASFLSYRNVARDALAKNWITWIFQPVGWMVMSDEWAGDPSSIAPKPLYVIHGEQDKVVSLSQGQQIFDKAKSPKTFIPIKNAGHGNIYYIENGKYRNQLLTILNSFI
- a CDS encoding glycosyltransferase — its product is MANKNFRLYEARIFSAISFLFLCGIFAVLASTANEGRFQQEAPNWLIATMYLYLIFIFFRTVFHLLFSFAWLLFRRDLKNPPNHFPLISIIVPCYQEELVIDTAIKSILELNYPNFEVIIVDDGSTDLTFEKARNLIENKRLRAIFQKNSGKASALNRGISEARGEYVFCMDADSKLSPDVLLQGIKHFSNNSNLAAVAGSVRIGNAENVICAFQKLEYITALNFLKLAQSFLQIVTVVPGPVGLFKKEKIQNIGGYKTETFAEDCDLTLRLLMAGYAVIYEPKMYAITEAPEEFNSLIKQRYRWSRGIVQAIKLNSKWLLSPLSNLRNFFIMWYMLVESIVIPTVNYLFVMVAIFMALKSESHIIIGYYFSQLVLLDLVIITYSLITENFSFRLLLLGFVNRFTYGLALEIQRFFAIFDELFELPMTWGKLERKGLK